The proteins below come from a single Oxyura jamaicensis isolate SHBP4307 breed ruddy duck chromosome 1, BPBGC_Ojam_1.0, whole genome shotgun sequence genomic window:
- the TMPRSS3 gene encoding transmembrane protease serine 3 translates to MASQEEAQETNPTTGSLEIISVTEDEPPVPEIHFSFKRFFSIQVRVDPSADGSGDIEPPSMCHVLISPKYLPYVCVIFLVVILAVAIGLGVQYNCIGKFRCRSSFKCIQKSARCNGVFNCKEGEDEYGCVRLSGKRAVLQVFTSGSWRTVCSDDWKAEYGNTTCKHLGFSSYVSSGYLPVTAVEKQFQRHFVSLGHWLSADQVTSLHNATNLREECTSGNVIILKCLACGTRASYGPRIVGGNASSPRQWPWQVSLQFHGHHLCGGSVITPRWIITAAHCVYDLYLPSSWSVQVGFVTQQDTQVHPYSVEKIIYHRNYKPKTMGNDIALMKLAAPLALNGHIEPICLPNFGEQFPEGKMCWVSGWGATVEGGDTSDTMNYAGVPLISNAICNHRDVYGGIITPSMLCAGFLKGGVDTCQGDSGGPLACEDMSIWKLVGTTSFGVGCAEENKPGVYSRTTSFLDWIHEQMEREELQT, encoded by the exons ATGGCTTCTCAGGAAGAG GCACAAGAGACAAATCCCACTACTGGAAGTCTTGAAATCATCTCTGTTACAGAAGATGAACCTCCAGTACCAGAAATTcacttttccttcaaaagatttttcagcATACAAGTGAGAGTTGACCCCAGTGCAGATGGCTCTG GAGATATCGAGCCACCTTCGATGTGCCATGTTTTAATCTCCCCCAAATACCTTCCATATGTCTGTGTTATATTCCTTGTAGTAATCCTAGCAGTTGCCATTGGCCTGGGTG TCCAATACAACTGCATTGGGAAGTTTCGCTGCCGGTCATCCTTTAAGTGTATCCAAAAGTCAGCCAGGTGCAATGGTGTCTTCAACTGTAAAGAAGGAGAGGATGAGTACGGATGTG TCAGGCTGAGTGGCAAGAGGGCAGTGCTACAGGTGTTCACCTCTGGATCCTGGCGAACCGTCTGCTCGGATGACTGGAAAGCAGAGTATGGAAATACTACCTGCAAACACCTGGGTTTCTCAAG TTATGTGAGTTCAGGTTACCTGCCGGTGACTGCAGTCgaaaaacagtttcaaagacattttgtaTCCCTCGGCCACTGGTTATCAGCTGATCAAGTGACATCCCTGCACAACGCAACAAACCTGAG AGAGGAATGCACTTCTGGCAACGTAATCATCTTAAAATGTTTGG CATGTGGGACGCGGGCCAGCTATGGGCCGCGGATCGTGGGAGGAAACGCGTCCTCCCCACGTCAGTGGCCCTGGCAGGTCAGCCTGCAATTTCACGGGCACCACCTCTGCGGAGGGTCCGTCATCACCCCACGATGGATCATCACGGCTGCCCACTGCGTCTACGA CCTGTACTTGCCAAGCTCATGGAGCGTGCAAGTTGGTTTTGTGACTCAGCAAGACACCCAGGTTCACCCatattcagtggaaaaaattaTCTACCATCGAAATTATAAACCCAAGACAATGGGAAATGATATAGCACTGATGAAACTGGCAGCACCACTTGCTCTCAACG gTCACATAGAACCAATTTGTCTGCCTAATTTTGGTGAACAGTTCCCAGAAGGGAAAATGTGTTGGGTATCAGGATGGGGAGCAACTGTTGAAGGag GTGATACATCCGACACAATGAATTATGCAGGTGTTCCCTTGATTTCTAACGCAATTTGCAATCACAGGGACGTCTACGGTGGGATCATAACTCCTTCAATGCTTTGTGCCGGTTTCCTAAAGGGAGGGGTAGATACCTGCCAG GGAGATAGTGGGGGCCCTTTAGCGTGTGAAGATATGAGCATCTGGAAGTTGGTGGGGACCACCAGCTTTGGAGTGGGCTGTGCAGAAGAGAACAAGCCAGGTGTCTACAGCCGAACCACCTCCTTCCTGGACTGGATACACGAGCAGATGGAG agAGAAGAGCTGCAGACCTGA